A single window of Zea mays cultivar B73 chromosome 10, Zm-B73-REFERENCE-NAM-5.0, whole genome shotgun sequence DNA harbors:
- the LOC103640942 gene encoding AP-3 complex subunit delta translates to MASTPPAPAVAPSLVDTLFQRSLNDLVKFLRADPSSTGEAAAVARALSEIHREIRAPDAATKSVALQKLTYLSSLHFAPIASHPLAFLAIELLASPHLPHKRLAYLAASLSLHPVSLSLLPLATHQLHKDLSPSAGVHHHVSALALQLLASPAAAAAPDLPVHLAQDLVPHLARGCPRAIAAAARVIAASPSAAVPVLFKPLAACLASPDPRASTAAVAAFCDLSAPPADATPFLPLAPDLYNLLTTSRSNWALIKVLKLFARLAPLESRLAARIVDPVCQLLTRSAAMSLTFECIRTVLTALPAHDAAVRLAIGKAMEFIAAADDSNLRYLGLLALGMLGPAYASTVNDCREAIAKSLGDADTNIRQEALRLIMGMVNENNIMDIAALLISHVAKSDPEFANDILGAVLAACGHNVYEMVVDFDWYVSLLAHMARTLHCAQGDEIGRQLVDVGLRVQDARPELVRSARTLLIDPALLGNHFLFPVLSAAAWISGEYVDLTKDPVELVEALLQPRTSLLPISVRAVYIHAVFKVITWCFSAYIGRLGDSDLAMDVMFDRLAADETVNLESNAALGSGDEQDIGASTVQKDPFSHESILYMINLIQTTVGPLINCNEVEVQERAHNLIGFVHLVREIQGLNKRKVADGDKSSRLKELVKTMRAVFCQELGPVYVNAQMKVSPPDGLILNENLVELAGMVSEDDTTPSTSIFFYPRSRHSVDTRDEPAVSIGLSSLSEHRKRHGLFYLQTGKAEDEPNDYPQANDSLPSSSNNSANDDKWKTAERVFAGKKSTATKTRPKVVKLDTEDFLSSMMPSAIVPKEDPLSGALRDVLLGSDAKALSSQKASDMNLEVMLNKANSNESSSQQIENLGSHPASHSRTSKQQNHDKEKVTDRPESDGKEPRKHRSSGRSGHRQGKNKHREKSSAQPDIVPQTPVIQDFLL, encoded by the coding sequence ATGGCCTCCACACCGCCGGCGCCCGCCGTGGCGCCGTCACTGGTGGACACCCTCTTCCAGCGCTCCCTAAATGACCTCGTCAAGTTCCTCCGCGCCGACCCGTCGTCCACCGGCGAGGCCGCCGCCGTTGCCCGCGCTCTCTCCGAGATCCACCGCGAGATCCGCGCTCCCGACGCCGCCACCAAGTCCGTCGCGCTGCAGAAGCTCACGTATCTCTCCTCCCTTCACTTCGCCCCCATCGCCTCCCACCCGCTCGCCTTCCTCGCCATCGAGCTTCTGGCCTCGCCGCACCTCCCCCACAAGCGCCTCGCCTACCTCGCCGCGTCTCTCTCGCTCCACCCGGTCTCGCTCTCGCTGCTCCCGCTCGCCACTCACCAGCTCCACAAGGACCTCTCCCCCTCCGCTGGCGTCCACCATCACGTCTCCGCGCTCGCGCTCCAGCTCCTCGCCTCGCCCGCCGCGGCTGCCGCGCCCGACCTCCCGGTCCACCTCGCGCAAGACCTCGTGCCACACCTCGCCCGGGGCTGCCCCcgcgccatcgccgccgccgcgcgcgtcATAGCTGCATCGCCATCCGCGGCCGTGCCGGTCCTCTTCAAGCCGCTGGCAGCGTGTCTCGCCTCTCCCGATCCTCGGGCGTCCACGGCGGCTGTGGCAGCCTTCTGTGATCTATCGGCGCCCCCTGCTGACGCAACTCCTTTCCTGCCACTCGCGCCCGACCTATACAACCTGCTCACCACTTCCCGATCCAACTGGGCTCTCATCAAGGTGCTCAAGCTGTTTGCACGACTGGCTCCTCTCGAGTCCCGCCTGGCAGCCAGAATTGTCGACCCGGTCTGCCAGCTCCTCACCCGATCCGCGGCCATGTCACTGACCTTTGAGTGCATCCGCACGGTGCTCACTGCACTGCCAGCACATGATGCCGCAGTACGCCTTGCCATTGGGAAAGCCATGGAGTTCATTGCTGCTGCTGATGATTCCAACCTTCGGTACCTAGGGCTTCTGGCTCTTGGTATGCTTGGCCCAGCATATGCATCCACGGTGAATGATTGTCGGGAGGCTATTGCGAAGTCCCTGGGTGATGCCGACACGAACATTCGCCAAGAGGCATTGCGTCTCATTATGGGGATGGTTAATGAAAACAACATCATGGACATTGCTGCTTTGCTGATCAGTCATGTTGCTAAGTCAGACCCAGAGTTCGCAAATGACATTCTTGGGGCTGTTCTAGCAGCATGTGGGCATAATGTGTATGAGATGGTGGTGGATTTTGATTGGTATGTTTCGCTCCTTGCACATATGGCAAGGACCCTGCATTGTGCCCAAGGGGATGAGATTGGTCGGCAGCTTGTTGATGTAGGACTCAGAGTGCAGGATGCACGGCCAGAGCTTGTCCGTTCAGCTCGAACTCTCCTGATTGATCCTGCATTGCTTGGAAATCACTTCCTCTTCCCTGTTCTTTCAGCGGCTGCATGGATTTCTGGTGAGTATGTAGACTTAACGAAGGATCCTGTTGAGCTTGTTGAAGCGCTCTTGCAACCAAGGACCAGCCTCCTGCCAATTTCAGTGAGAGCTGTCTACATCCATGCAGTATTTAAAGTGATTACATGGTGTTTCAGTGCATATATTGGGAGATTGGGTGATTCAGACTTGGCAATGGATGTCATGTTTGACAGGTTAGCTGCTGATGAAACTGTCAATTTGGAAAGCAATGCTGCACTTGGGTCTGGTGATGAGCAAGATATTGGGGCCAGCACAGTGCAAAAGGACCCTTTTTCGCATGAATCTATACTTTACATGATTAACCTGATTCAAACTACAGTTGGTCCACTCATTAACTGCAATGAAGTAGAAGTCCAGGAGAGAGCACACAACCTGATTGGTTTTGTCCATTTAGTAAGAGAGATTCAAGGGTTGAACAAAAGGAAGGTTGCTGATGGTGACAAGTCTAGCAGGTTAAAAGAGCTTGTTAAGACTATGCGGGCAGTATTCTGTCAAGAATTAGGCCCTGTTTATGTGAATGCACAGATGAAAGTGTCCCCTCCAGATGGCCTTATCCTGAATGAAAATCTTGTTGAACTTGCTGGCATGGTGAGTGAAGATGATACTACTCCCTCAACTTCAATCTTTTTCTATCCTCGCAGTCGTCATTCTGTAGATACCAGAGATGAGCCTGCAGTGTCAATTGGTTTGTCTTCTCTTTCTGAGCATCGCAAGAGGCATGGGCTCTTTTATCTCCAAACAGGGAAAGCTGAGGACGAGCCAAATGATTACCCTCAAGCTAACGATTCTCTACCATCTTCTAGCAATAATTCTGCTAATGATGACAAGTGGAAGACTGCTGAACGTGTATTTGCTGGGAAAAAGTCGACAGCCACGAAGACCAGACCAAAAGTAGTTAAGTTGGATACCGAGGATTTCCTCAGTTCTATGATGCCTAGTGCAATTGTCCCAAAAGAAGACCCCTTGTCTGGTGCTCTACGTGATGTGCTCTTGGGTAGTGATGCTAAGGCATTGTCTTCACAAAAGGCTTCGGATATGAACCTGGAAGTAATGCTAAACAAAGCAAACAGTAACGAATCTAGCTCTCAGCAGATAGAGAATTTAGGAAGCCATCCCGCTTCACATTCTAgaacaagtaagcaacaaaaccATGACAAAGAGAAAGTCACAGATCGTCCTGAAAGTGATGGCAAAGAACCAAGAAAGCACAGAAGCTCTGGTAGAAGTGGACATCGTCAGGGAAAAAATAAACATAGAGAAAAGTCTAGTGCTCAGCCTGATATTGTACCTCAAACTCCAGTCATTCAAGATTTCCTTCTATAG